A window from Plasmodium chabaudi chabaudi strain AS genome assembly, chromosome: 11 encodes these proteins:
- a CDS encoding fam-a protein, translating to MNAIPLGLISSIIFSIVLAKNSSDSGSTTGCFPFCRKKTKKGHKTADEPVKGKDEYDPDLPNLKFIDEFDPIILEVPKGRQSVLGEPFISETDGIIIDKVTGFSRRKNNSSISGWYVRPYEEDYEDMINFIFTPLNKNDQYFQSNQTNAHKQGDASPPVPKTPGKQELPEEPKLSTINEDDAYALHEYAKLDEEMPEKFKQLLCTNPKETKQADELMNEAVTHLEYHATSEDGYKLFRSYPDIGISCYKKKHDDHTDVLKIHLKIDDLDMYNETINQIWIPNSIHFLYKGLVKIKIARVYKPNLLVIQQRCKDSIFGRWEYFHALAKKTHISEDKTIIVMTSPNIIDHHPSTIEYKNTIIENANLFTIEIDSKKDIRKGKWKKKFVNIAGFLIEKKIGYVSFTYVESINEHGSI from the exons ATGAATGCAATACCATTAGGGCTCATTTCCTCAATAATATTTAGTATAGTTTTAGCAAAAAACAGTTCGGATTCAGGGTCCACCACGGGTTGC tttccATTctgtagaaaaaaaacaaagaaaGGCCATAAGACGGCAGATGAACCAGTTAAAGGTAAGGATGAGTATGACCCTGATCTACCAAATCTCAAATTTATAGATGAATTTGATCCAATAATATTAGAAGTTCCCAAAGGACGTCAAAGTGTGTTAGGTGAGCCCTTTATCTCAGAAACCGAtggtattattattgataAAGTGACAGGGTTTTcaagaagaaaaaacaattcTAGTATATCAGGATGGTATGTTAGGCCATACGAAGAAGATTATGAAGATatgattaattttatttttacgcctcttaataaaaatgatcaatattttcaatCCAACCAAACAAACGCACATAAACAAGGTGACGCCTCCCCTCCAGTACCTAAGACTCCTGGAAAACAAGAATTGCCAGAAGAGCCCAAATTAAGTACAATAAATGAAGATGATGCATATGCACTGCATGAATATGCAAAGTTAGATGAAGAAATGCCCGAAAAATTCAAACAATTATTGTGTACCAATCCAAAAGAAACTAAACAAGCGGATGAACTTATGAACGAAGCTGTAACACATTTAGAATATCATGCTACAAGTGAAGATggttataaattatttagaaGCTATCCTGATATCGGTATAtcatgttataaaaaaaaacatgatGACCATACAGATGTTctaaaaattcatttaaaaattgatgATCTCGATATG TATAATGAAACAATAAACCAGATATGGATTCCCAATagtatccattttttatataaaggattggttaaaa TAAAAATTGCCCGTGTATACAAACCAAATTTATTAGTAATACAGCAACGTTGCAAAGATTCGATTTTTGGTCGTTGGGAATACTTTCATGCTTTAGCCAAAAAAACTCAT ATATCAGAAGACAAAACGATAATTGTCATGACTTCACCAAATATAATTGATCACCACCCTTCCACgatagaatataaaaacacaATAATAGAAAATGCAAATTTATTCACAATTGAAATTGATTctaaaaaagatattagAAAAGGGAAAtggaagaaaaaatttgttAACATAGCTGGATTccttattgaaaaaaaaatcggaTATGTCAGTTTCACCTATGTCGAATCT aTTAATGAGCATGGTTCcatttaa